The DNA window aatattttcaatagCACAAGTTACTATATAACTTAATATACTGGAACTATTTTAAGATTGTAagtaaatttatctttaaataacataaaatatataaattacaatgttacaaagaatgaaataaaatatgtgtagggtcaaattgaagaaaaatcgGAAATGAATCAAGTctggtagttgatcaaatttggtatttgatcaacttcagTTTTTGCTGAAGCACCGATTTTATGTTCGGCTTCGGTTGTGCTGAAGCGTGTTCGGTATTCTAATCGGCTTGGCTCTAGAgaagcgcttccggttttatatcTAGTTCGGTATTTTACAAAAGCACGTCCGATAGTTTAtccaaatcggtttttggataaGCGCTTCCGATTTTCTGTTCGGTTTCGGTATCCTGCAAAAGCGCGTCCAGTAGTTTGTCCAAATCGATTTTTGGATAAGcgcttccggttttctatccaGTTCGGTATTCTGCAGAAACGCGTCCGGTAATTTAtccaaatcggtttttggataaGCACTTCCGGTTTTATTCTCATTTCGGTATTTTGGAGAGGTGCTTCCagtatttaactagttcggttttatatcagcgcttccggtatttaactTGTTCGGTTTTATATCAGCGCTTCTGGTATTTAATCTgttcggttttatacaaggcCTTTTAggtatttgatcaaattcggttTTATATGAAACGCTTCCGCTTTTTCCAGAACTTTGGTATTATGAAGTGTTTCCGGtacttgatcaaattcggtatttaaaGTATCTTTTATTGACAATCTGACACAATAGCAAAGCTAATCCTATAGAAGACTACCACGTGCCAAACTAATTCAAATATCATGTGTTGTACGTTCCCAGTACATCACGATCCTTTtatagaatattcggcgcactaccttcATCCAGTACATCCACGTTATAACGAATATTCTTTGATGTACTACCCTGGAACACATCCAACCAAAAGAGAACAGATGTCCACTGAAACAAATTTGTCTGTTGAGGAGTTATCTATTTGAGAAGAAGTTGGAGGTCAATTTGCAACCCTGGTTCTTATTAGCTTTCACGAGTCTTAAGTATCTTTGTGTGAACTTCTCTCAAGCACTCAAGCTATCAAAGTTTACAAGTTTGCTAGTTCATAAAGTTGTATTACATTTATTGTTCTTTCTATGTGAGATTTCAGTATTGTAAATtgacataatttattttgttcaacagagtgttgtGTGTTAGGAGTTCAGAAACGGGCAGTCTCTAAGTCTTGGTTGTCCGAATGATTTTGTATAAGCGTTGCACTCAAACCAAattttctagtgaatatccttctcaagtttgagaagaaggggtgacgtagaagagttttctccgaacatccataaataaactttgtgttttgtgttctttattttctgaATCTTCCTACTTCTTATTTGGCGCTTTAAGtccaaacaaacagttccgcacttgactttattcaagagtttgtgaagacttgggaagaatagaaaaatatattaacttctaatagagttaatatcaaacgaaggtTTTTGCGGTTAACAATACTTAGTTAAACCCTGCTATTGTTGACtctttcatctatatatatatatttctttttcattatattgacatttaacaatatttgttaattgattaatttaaggcattaatgttaattgtaaccattaacaaatttatttttatttagaataaattttaccttaattcacatttgaatcgtgaattttatttgaattaaatttttaacattaattcacatttaaatttcatttttatttaattaatggaattaatttaattccaacttatatatttttaatatatatatatatatatataaaaaaaaataataaaaatttgtattatttcaatataaaaagtaatttatttatttatttgataactgtttgtttattgataaatataattaataattaataattaaaatttaattaatttattatttttatgtgccTTATCCATTGAGgcagaatattttgaaaatatcataTCCAACTTTtaccatatatatttttatatcatattattaataatattgtttaatttctgtatatataattttttaattatatatacataattcataaaaattaatatatatatttaagatatttattcatttataaaattttattacattatttattttatttatgtactttttttaagtttaaataaatttattatatttatatataatattgttttttattaatattattataaaataatataaataataatttaacttattttatattttaaaaatgaaatattacaaattaataacttataaaataatattaatttaacttatattaaaaaatattaataaatgaaatatttgattaagttaacatatatttttcaaaatatatatttaaaatataattaaaattaatttatatttttaataattattaatttgtattaaatgataaatgaataaataaattttaaattatatatcttaataaattttaaaaaataaatatttattaaaattctacatttaaatatatatatataaagataaaattttagaaaataaataaatatattagtattagagtttaatttatttagaaaatagaattaaatataatattagtctaaatataattatatttttttaactaaataaatataaaaattatatatatagtaaataaatttatttttaaaaaatatatattaatttttaactttaaatttttaataacttaaaaaataataataaaatataaatataaattaaacattatttttataaattaaaatataaacataatcataatatttataataaactaaatatcataaaataaaaataaaaatattaattattttatttttatattaaaattattaatcattactataatatataaaaaaataattaataaaatatatatatatatatatatatatatatatatatatatatgttcaaatataaaataaaaataattaattaaactatatattttatattttaattaataataattttttattatttaaatttttatttttattataatgtatatatttttctatattaaataataacaagtttttattatttaaatttttaatgttattataatagtaaattatatatataaatattatattattttattaaataaaacactaaaaataatatttaattcacataattaataaatgaaatattttattaagtttacatatttatttattttcaaaatatatatttaaaatataattaaaattaatttatatttttattaattattaatttgttttaaacgataaatgaataaataaattttaaattatatatcttaatataatttttaaaaataaatatttattaaaaattctatatttaaatatatgtttttaattattgaaaaatatataaagaagaaattttagaaaataaataaatacataagtGTTCGAGTTTTATTTatgtagaaaaaaataattaaatacaatattagtctaaatataattatattatttaaactaaataaatataaaaattatatatgtatgtatagtaaataaattatttaattttaaaaaatatatattaatttttaactttaaatttttaataacttaaaaaataataataaaatataaatataaattaaacattatttttataaattaaaatataaaaacaatcataatatttataataaactaaatattataaaattaaaatattaattattatatttttaaaaaaatttattaatcattactataatatatagaaaataattaataaaatattagtaatGTATATGTtcgaatataaaataaaaataattaattaaactatatattttatattttaataataatatttttttattatttaaatttttaatgttattataatgtgtatatttttatattttaaataataataagtttttattatttaaaattttaatgttattataatagtaaattttatatataaatattatattattttattaaataaaacactaaaaacaatatttaattcaCATAATTAATGACTTCGTTTTAAAATTTGGtctatttattatgtattttatttttttatatcatatttttattattatttattttttatatataataatttttttaattatatattttataaaattagtattattataaattataattttttattagattttattacattatttattttatttattttatttatataattatttaaattttaaatatatttatttatatatatatatatattgatatagaaatatcaaataattaaatttaataaaattatttatgtaaaaataattataatttttttgataacatatttttattataataaaaaaaaatatattattactttttttattaattataatactaaacttattataaaatattcaaatattttttattattaactttatttttattattatatattaatacttaaaagatatttttcaaaataaattaaagaattataataaagactgaattaaataatataataatattttttaattaatattattaaaatataatattaatattattttaagtcacttaaaaatatttttttattataaaatattattttttatgaataaattgtgaaaaaatatacaaaataatagtaTATGTATCACAGTAATTTTTGTTCTTTCTATTTtagatgttttttatttatttatttttattatttattttgtttatataaattttgtaaatttaaaaaatatataatttataaaaaattactgCTTTATATCAAATAGTTGGAACCTATGAGAGtaacaattagtaattcagttgaaATGCTAAACCGAAATTTGTTAAAGTTAAAAATCGTACTCTTGATAAAGAGGTTAATAAAATTGATTCTtgtgaaacgttcaaaggttctgctctgaatgtggaaaacaagGGCAGAGGTAATGATAAAAAGTTCAACCGAGGTAAAAGCATATTTATGTCGAGGAGCGGGAGGAGTTAGTCCAAGTCTCGACGGACgtacatttgagtgctggaattgtggttaAACAAtgtcatttgaagaggaactgcaaagcaccgaagtgaaacattgatgataaaaatgatgcagtcaacgttgttacagaaactaccactgatgcgttacttctgtctgttgatagcctgATAAATTCATGGGTTTTAGACTCatgagcgtctttccacaccattgcccacaaagaattaatagAGAATTATGTGgttggaaactgtgggaaagtttatctcgtagATAGTGAGTCATttgatattgttggcatggggaacatcaaattgaagatggcaaatggttatgtttggaagattaataaggtgagacacattccaagtTGAATGCGCAATATGATTTATGTTACACAAcctgatgaagaaggtcacaattttagttgtggaaatgatgcatggaaggtgacaaaaggagcaatagttgttgctcgaggtcataaaattgtaacgttatacacgactttaacttgcagagaaacaattgttgttgtagttgatgactcgaataATAGTGAGCTATGGTATTGCAGGTTGGTCCATATGAGCAAAAAaaaggatgaaaattctttttaaGAATGGACAGATTTCAGAACTGAAGtttgttgaacatcagttatgtgaaaactacaATATTGGAAAACAGAAATGAGTGAGTttttaaagattgggaagaagctcaagaaagaaaggctagagttggtatacactgatgtgtggggacctgcacgtGTTTCTTCTATTGGTGGATCACAATAttacgtgacgtttatagatgattcaacaagaaaggtatgtgtatattttatgaagcataagtctgaagtatttgttattttcaagaggtggaaggctttggttgaaaatgaaacaaattaaaaggttaagtgtttgagatcTGACAACGAAGGTGAATATATAAATTCAGATTTCAAATAGTATTGTAATGTGattgggatcagtatggtgaagattgttccccggatgcctcaagagaatggagtagttgaacgaatgaatcgaacattgaatgAGTGTggtagaagcatgagattgcatgtagggctgcctaaaaccatATGTGCAGAAACTATCAATACtgttgcctatttgataaacaggagACCctttgttcctcttgaattcagacttcctgaagaagtttggaacaataaaaggtaaatctttcttatttgaaagtgttttgttgtttatcatatgttcatattaatgaatgtgatgaAGCGAgattgatccaaagtctaataaatgtttttttattggttatggtgatatcgcgtttggttatcatttctgggataatcaaaatcgaaaGATCATTCGTAACataaatgttatcttcaattaacaggttctctacaaagattctGTTGGGAAGACATTATCTCGTGATTCCAAGTTGAAAGGTACGGttgatttgagaaaattttcaacTAAATATATACCGACTATCGAAGAAGACCAGTGTGTTGTTGAaaatgaaatcgttgagaacgtggctcTAGAGGAAAATTAGCAAACACCGGTtgtacagttgagaagatcgtcaaggatTCGAAACTAgtcgagaggtggtctccatctttaaactatatcttgttgacagatagaggtgaacctaaatgttatgaggaagcaatacaatctgataaATCGGTTAAGTGGAGTCTACaaagaaagatgagatggactatttgacgttgaatcagacttAGGAGCTCATTGAGCtatcaaaggaaaagaaagcacttcacaacaaatggatctttaggattaaagaagaacatgataaaatcatgaggtacaaggcaagattggttgtgaaaggattttaatagaaataaggtattgactacaatgagatcttctatccaatagttaaattgatgacaattagaattattttgagtttagttgtgaaagaagaccttcattttcaacaaagggatgtcaaaactgcttttcttcatggtgatttagatgaagagatttacatgtgTCAAcaagaaggatttgaaatcaaaggaaaagatgagcttgtgtgtaagctttagaagagtctgtatggtttgaaataggctTCAAGGTAATGTTATAAGAAATTCGATAgtttcatgaaaagtaacatttttttgaggtgtgaagctgattattgatgctatatcaagaggtttgataaattatacattattcTGCTCATCTGCGTTGATGACATTTTGATTGTTgaagcaagcttgtatgagattaacaagctcaaaaaagagttgtctgaaaaattttcaatgaaagatttgggtgctacaaaaaaaattactagGATGAGAATTTTTCAGGGATGaagtgattattaagggtttacaaaaACTAgacaaaattctagagagataaagtgtgagacaaaaactatgtatttctttttttttcatagtgaaatctggtggcggctgatgtggacgtagctcaatttgagtgaaccgctataaatatgtgtctttttgtgttcttatttttaCGTTTTTACATATCGTTTCAAGGAGGtcagatttgggagatacaaattctAACATCTCACTCATAACGTTTTTAATGGATGATCATGGTGGTGAAGTGTTATACtagtttttctttaaaaaaaattataaaagattattagaagagtattttatttttgcaattgttattaaatagtggttaaaaataaacacaaaatataatcaTGTGTctctctaattattaatttagttctctaattattaatttagttggATTATGATTTGAGatgattatgattttatttacccTTAGATTTGACCCTTTTGTGAATGTTTGATATTTGGATGTGCAATTGCTCAATCCCCGCACTCAAAACTCAAAGAAGGGCGTGGTGGGTTATCCCAATTGTATTTTAATAGTAAGGAATGATCGTCTCTCCTTTTAAAGTGTCCGTCCTATGTTCTCATCCCCAATTATGATATTGAAGAATTTTGGATACATATTCGGTTACGACTAAGGTGaaaaaaattatcgatattaaaggtatatcgaaaatactgtaccacaatatatcgaaaatatcgaattttaaggtataccgaaaaaaatgtaaggtatgatatcgataccgaaattattggtacggtaaaagtatgtgatttttaaaattttggtatatcgagatatatcGAAATActgaaatagtatttataagttaaaatatatatataatacttataaagaaataattgaatagatttgatattaatttaattataaaaatataatttttaaataatattaaaatataattatattgtattattcaatatatgaaATTCCTACCTTAACGattagattgattttttttaagttaatatgttttttatgtaTCAAAGGTATATTACCGATACCGTATTGAAATCAAAGTAAGGTAAATGTATtgattttttgtataccgaaattaaggtatatcgaaatcaaagTAAAGTAAAGGTATGAATATTTTGCATACCAAAATTTTCGGTAagttataagatatatataaaaaattaaggtataccgtaccgacctACCTCTAGTTAGGACTAGAGAATGAGTTCAATTATTCGATTTATTTACTAAGAACCCTAGTTGTTTATCTTAAGACGATCTCtacttatgaaaatatattgtaCTAAAAAGTGTGGCACATttcttatctttaattatttctccTTAAATACTTAATTCTATCACTAGTGAGATTATTTATGTACCAGTTATAGGTTCCTCCAGGCTTGGACCCATGCACCCAAACTCAGCCCAAGGTTGAGCCCCTTTGCCCTTGGGTTTGGTCCTGGTCTGGGTGTAGATCACTATCCATGCGCGCTTGAGTCAACAAGGGCTTTGACTGCACCCTGATATTAGCCCTTTCATCTCTTCCTTGCACTTGTGCTTGCCTCTGCTGGTCTTTCGCGCCACATTTTTTAAGCGagatttttacttttatttttttaattcatgttacacaaattaaatacaatattaatacTACGTACATATCTTCatcaaacttatttatttaattgttttatttatttatataatttaatttgatttaaaatagtccattttaattataagatataacttttaaactaattatttattttaatctcgtgtaaatataataaaaatttaaccaaaattaatattttggttcataattatttgaaaattataaattaatggaCAAAATATGAGTTTATAAAAAAGTTGTTCTTATTTTTCCCTTAGCTCAATATTTTCCCTTGTTGGTTCAATGCATAATTTGAAATGAGATCAAATGATCAAATTAATGCTTGcctatttatttgtttttataaattgtattgatttattttagaaaaatgattttaataattaatcgtACAGGAGGATTCCGCTAAGCATTTATTTCAATTCATCTAAGCATTTATGCCATACACTTAATTTAGAAATAAGTCATTTAATTCTTAAGATCTAGTCATTTTGATTTGTATTTGAtctattaataaagaaatatttcttgtttttattagagaatcataatttgatttacatatatttttttacaagaaTAATCCTCTCTtctacaaaaaaaagaaaaaattaagaaaaaaaagatacaAGTTTTTGAGTTAATAAGAAAATAcataaaccaaaataaaaacaactcaAAATGATATACTTGAAAGTCTTAATTGATCTACTAGTCCTTCTAAAATCGACTTGGAGCCGTGATTTCTTTTCTCGCTTCGTCATCCTGTGTAGCGATTTCTGTTTTTCTACTTTGAAACGAGTGAAAGTCATAGTTTTTAGTTTGGTCGATTTCTACGCATGATCAGGTATATAAGGAGACAAATCAACTGACCACTTCCCCCAAATttcataaagaaaaaaaaagtatatagtTTTAGCTATATATTTAGCATCCAGGGTATCAAATTGTAGGGTATCAAATTGTAGTAAAATTTGTCATAAGTTTTCTTCTTTTGACTACATGAACTACACAAGTTCAATTGGAAACAGgcaaaattagtttttttttaactttcatttttataaagttaataaGAATTTGAGAAGtcacggttatagtctctatgGAAACATTTAAAGTTGAAGTGGAGTTGAATTTGaacgaacaaatattattaaatttattaatatataataattaaagtatattttaaaatattattttatcaacaCTCCAAtcagatatttaaaaaaagattaaataaaaaaattaaaaaaaaaaacagtatgaacattcttttttttctcaaagAAAATTGTCAGTTCACAGCTGAGAAAACCAGCTAAATTTGGAATTGAATAGCCGGCCAGAGAAGCCCAGTCAAactttttgtttgaaaaataaaacattattgaCTTACATTTGTTATTTGACTTGTGATTAATCTCAATTTATagatttgattttcttttatttaaataatattcagattaataagaatatttaacgAGATTCTGTGTACACCatcaaaaaatgataaaaaattaaaataatataaatattgtgtCGTGGATCTTAATTTTGGACCTCAGAATATTGTCTGGTGGGtgaccaaacaaaaaaaatgaatgttCTCCATTTTACAATAGAACTTTAAAATTGCAAAATTCTCTTGTTATTCATTCATTCACATTTCACCTCTCCTTCCTTCCTTCTCTTAAATTGTTGAAAAATCTTTCTCAAATTAAGTTCTAAAATCTTTTTTTGGTGTGGGCATCTTTCTCGAATTCATTTCACTCAGATAGATCATCATGTCGGGAGGTTTAACGATGGTGGATTATTCTCACATGACTCGACCTTGTTTGTGTTTGGATATTGTTCTCCCTTCTTACATGTCTTTGAACAAGAACTTGATCAAGTTGTCTCCTTCAATGGAACTAAGCAGTTCTTTTCTCCTCGATTCAAGCTATCGAAAGCTTCAATACTCGACCAAATCAACGAGGAATACAACTACCAGGAACCGCAGGAGGAGGATACATCCCGGTCTTAAGATTGTCGGCGAAGTGGCTGGCCAGTACGAGGATGGTTTTGAGGATGTCAAAACGGTATATTAACTAACTTTTGTTTAATAAGGTgtaaaattaatctcaaatttattattaatgtacTAATTTAATTTGCAGCAATTAGTGAACTATTTCACATATAAAGCAGTAAGGACTGTTTTAC is part of the Impatiens glandulifera chromosome 1, dImpGla2.1, whole genome shotgun sequence genome and encodes:
- the LOC124921132 gene encoding chaperonin-like RbcX protein 2, chloroplastic — protein: MSGGLTMVDYSHMTRPCLCLDIVLPSYMSLNKNLIKLSPSMELSSSFLLDSSYRKLQYSTKSTRNTTTRNRRRRIHPGLKIVGEVAGQYEDGFEDVKTQLVNYFTYKAVRTVLHQLYEMNPTKYRWLYDFVVLNKPDDGKRFIRTLVKENQDLAERVMVTRLHLYGQWVKKCDHAQIYQLISDENLELMRERLMETVVWPSDDTNSEMVS